Within the Drosophila melanogaster chromosome 3R genome, the region CGTTGTGTTTCATCGTTCATTACGTGGGCTACGTTTTTGGAGAAAATCTTTTCGCGACCCGTACGAGCGTGGATACCCACCATAGTGACACCAATGGGCCAAGGCGCGTTTCCGATGGCCATTTCTAGGTAGGCATCGCTTGCTGTGATATAGTTGCGGTTGAGCAGGTGCTTGCAGATGTCTCGCAGACTGTCCAGAATGTCCTCTGGCAGGGTGTGATGCTTTAACTTGCGAAACAGCGGCTTAACGTATTCCTTAGTCTGCGTGTAAATGACGCGGGTCATTTTCACCTTTGTGGACATCTTTTCGTGCTTGCTGTAGTTGGCGATCTGGTCGTTCCACAGCTTGAGCAGGAAGGTGAGCAGCGTGATGATCACATCCATGTCGTAGTCCTTGTTGCGGCCCATATTTGCAGCCATTGTCTGTATGCTCTCCCACGACACGGACTCGTCGAGCTCAGCGAAGTCCGACTTCTTGTCTTCCTTGGTGGTGGGTGTGTTGGCGAACATCTCCTGCAGGTAGGCGGCGTCCACCTGCTCCATGGCCTCCTGGAAATCGTTGCGGAAACCGCGATTTGCCTCTGGCTGCGAAATCTCGCATTGTCGCAATCGGTCAAAGGCCTCGGGCTCCGTCTCGCCAAATATAAGGATGGGTTCGCCGCGTTCCCTTAGCCTCCGAATGACCTCCGTGCGCGGCAATATGTTCTGGCCATCGGCCACAAAACTGTACGCGCCTTCGGTCGTTTGTCCTTGTGCCTCGACGGACTCCTGCTTTATGTAGCCCACCTTCTGCAGCACTTCCTCTGTGTTCTTGGCGTTCAGGTCACCGCGTCTGAAGTACTTCTTCTTTTCGTCCACCAGCTGCCTTTGCTCCAGCAGCTTGCGCTTTCGCGCTATTTCAGCTTTCAGAATATCCATGTGATTGTTATTTGTAGTTAATAACAATGTGGAGtaaccaaaacaaatgccTTAGATTATAGTGAGACCAGACTGAGAATGTTTACATACAAGTGCGGCCACTAAAATAGGTATTCTATTGAATTTACTAAGTTTTAGTTATGAAATAACTTATAATTAGTTCTATAACTTTAATCAATAATTAGATAAATATGTACTTcctaatttatttaatttaaatgcatttattagacatttaaattgtatttgagctatatatttttctagtattttttctttggttACTCTTTGGTATTTCCGCAGCCTGGTCACACTGGctcaaaatcaataaaaaatagaCAACATTTTAGGATCGGAATTCATTCATAAAGGACACAATGCCAAAGAAAATGGGAATCAACTCGAAGGCGGTGGAGGCCCGCGAGCGCAAGGAGGCCACCAAGAAGGCCACGCAGGAGAAGAAGAGCAAGGAGGCGGAGGATCGCCTGTGGCGCGATGACGACAAGAATCTGGCCAAGAAACAACAGCGcaaggacgaggaggagcgcAAGCGGGCGGAGGCGGCCAAACGGAAGGCTGAGGCCAAAGCGCTGCTTGACCAGGAAATGTCATCCATTAACACGCAGCGAAAGCAGCCGCTGGCCAAGATCAACCGCCAGATGATTCTCGAGGAGATGGAGAAGAAGCAGCGCGTAATCGAGGCGATAAACGAGGCCAACAAGCCGATGGCCGCGCGAGTGGTGGTCCAAAACCATATCGAGGAGAATCTGAACCGATCCATGGCCGACACGGATGTGGCATCCAACATTGACGAGGCCATCGTGGTGCTCAGGTGCGTTCCCTTACTGAAACtttcttatcaatttaaattatcttcCATTGCATGCAATTTTAGTGTAAATGACAGCGAAGAGGACAAGCATCCCGAGAAGCGAATGCGCGCCGCCTACAAGACCTTTGAAGCCAACAATCTGCCCCGCATTAAGGCTGAGAATCCTTCCCTTCGCATGTCCCAGTGGAAGCAGCTTCTGATGAAGGAATGGAACAAGTCACCAGACAACCCATTCAACCAGGCGCGCTAAGTGATCCAAGGACCAAGACTGTTTGCTGCCTAGCAGcaaagaaataatcaaaacgTTCTGTAGCACCTTTGAACTGTACGCAGAATGtagtatataaaaaaaaaagtggacggaataaatttatttatttatttaagcccAGTGAGTTGAATTTGTGTTAATTGCAAAAGTGGTTAGCTATTATCCTTCATAAAGCATCCCATGCAAAAGGATACGAAagacaaaaaacaataataagaTTAACATATTCATATTAGAATAAAATCTTGCTATATAGGTACTTATTATAAGAACTGGATACAAATTCAACACATATTTTTCTATATTGTACACAATTTGGTTGTAATAATTTCGCTCTtacaaaagaaatatttaattatgcaaga harbors:
- the Prp18 gene encoding Prp18, coding for MDILKAEIARKRKLLEQRQLVDEKKKYFRRGDLNAKNTEEVLQKVGYIKQESVEAQGQTTEGAYSFVADGQNILPRTEVIRRLRERGEPILIFGETEPEAFDRLRQCEISQPEANRGFRNDFQEAMEQVDAAYLQEMFANTPTTKEDKKSDFAELDESVSWESIQTMAANMGRNKDYDMDVIITLLTFLLKLWNDQIANYSKHEKMSTKVKMTRVIYTQTKEYVKPLFRKLKHHTLPEDILDSLRDICKHLLNRNYITASDAYLEMAIGNAPWPIGVTMVGIHARTGREKIFSKNVAHVMNDETQRKYIQGLKRLMTKCQEYFPTDPSKCVEYVSKKDRE
- the CG6013 gene encoding uncharacterized protein; amino-acid sequence: MPKKMGINSKAVEARERKEATKKATQEKKSKEAEDRLWRDDDKNLAKKQQRKDEEERKRAEAAKRKAEAKALLDQEMSSINTQRKQPLAKINRQMILEEMEKKQRVIEAINEANKPMAARVVVQNHIEENLNRSMADTDVASNIDEAIVVLSVNDSEEDKHPEKRMRAAYKTFEANNLPRIKAENPSLRMSQWKQLLMKEWNKSPDNPFNQAR